One stretch of Variovorax sp. TBS-050B DNA includes these proteins:
- a CDS encoding cupin domain-containing protein — protein MTTPTTAPRYFIREAEIAGYHPANHTGTLNKRLIGPETVGAKQLEVLVGHIQKGKGALPHAHPGIEQVCYLLEGRAVAEVGGQRQELHPGDCCFFPANAMHTFTVVSDEPVRVLVIYSPPYEELPERVIRP, from the coding sequence ATGACCACTCCCACCACCGCCCCGCGCTATTTCATCCGCGAAGCCGAGATCGCCGGCTACCACCCCGCCAACCACACCGGCACGCTCAACAAGCGCCTGATCGGCCCCGAGACCGTGGGCGCGAAGCAGCTCGAAGTGCTGGTCGGCCACATTCAGAAGGGCAAGGGCGCGCTGCCGCATGCGCACCCGGGCATCGAGCAGGTCTGCTACCTGCTCGAAGGCCGCGCGGTGGCCGAGGTCGGCGGCCAGCGGCAGGAACTGCACCCGGGCGACTGCTGCTTCTTCCCGGCCAATGCGATGCACACCTTCACGGTGGTGAGCGACGAGCCGGTGCGCGTGCTGGTGATCTACAGCCCGCCCTACGAGGAATTGCCGGAACGCGTGATCCGGCCCTGA
- a CDS encoding IclR family transcriptional regulator, giving the protein MTVKMAFRVIEIVELFAREKQPLALSEMARLLEMPVSSCLGLIRTLEAQGYMYETGRRQGYYPTGRLLAMAQVIAAHDPVLDRVRATLEELRDAARETVVFGKFREPGTVVYLDVLSAPQRIRYTAESGETRPAYANSIGRALLSTLAPEARRKLLDGMALVPLTDATLTSAEAIEAELQRGAARGWHGNLGESIPDLIGLAWPLAIGGEAYAISVAGPRYRVEPRIEEIAAMLRSACLAIEPKTETPR; this is encoded by the coding sequence ATGACTGTGAAAATGGCATTCCGCGTGATCGAGATCGTGGAACTCTTCGCCCGCGAGAAGCAGCCGCTGGCGCTGTCCGAAATGGCGCGCCTGCTCGAGATGCCGGTCTCGAGCTGCCTGGGCCTGATCCGCACGCTCGAGGCCCAGGGCTACATGTACGAAACCGGGCGACGCCAGGGCTACTACCCGACCGGCCGGCTGCTGGCGATGGCGCAGGTGATCGCGGCCCACGACCCGGTGCTCGACCGCGTGCGCGCCACGCTCGAGGAACTGCGCGACGCCGCGCGCGAGACCGTGGTCTTCGGCAAGTTCCGCGAGCCCGGCACGGTGGTCTACCTCGACGTGCTGAGCGCGCCGCAGCGCATCCGCTACACGGCCGAGTCGGGCGAGACGCGGCCGGCCTATGCCAACTCCATCGGCCGGGCGCTGCTGTCCACGCTCGCGCCCGAGGCGCGCCGCAAGCTGCTCGACGGCATGGCGCTCGTGCCGCTGACCGACGCCACCCTGACCAGCGCCGAGGCGATCGAGGCGGAGCTCCAGCGCGGTGCCGCGCGCGGCTGGCACGGCAACCTCGGCGAAAGCATCCCCGACCTGATCGGCCTCGCATGGCCGCTCGCCATCGGCGGCGAGGCCTATGCGATCTCGGTCGCGGGCCCGCGCTACCGCGTGGAGCCGCGCATCGAGGAGATCGCCGCGATGCTGCGCTCGGCCTGCCTGGCGATCGAACCGAAAACGGAAACCCCCCGATGA
- a CDS encoding glyoxylate/hydroxypyruvate reductase A, protein MKIIVSLTDNRPEPWIEGLRAELPGAQIESWQPGALQADHAVVWAPPQQLLDEQPQLRGLFNIGAGVDALLKLKVPAHTRIVRLDDAGMSVQMAEYVCHTLIRHFREFDAYEADAREGRWSYRKPKLRRDFPVGIMGLGVLGERVARAVAQFEFPVLGWSRSPKQIDGVKVFSGESQFDAFLAETRVLVNLLPLTDATRGILNRRNLGKLRPEGYLISIARGAHLVEEDLIPMLDAGQLAGATLDVFQVEPLPADHPFWRHPKITVTPHGSARTLREESIAQIAGKIRAMEEGRPISGVVDPVRGY, encoded by the coding sequence ATGAAAATCATCGTCTCCCTCACCGACAACCGTCCCGAACCCTGGATCGAAGGCCTGCGCGCCGAACTGCCCGGTGCGCAGATCGAAAGCTGGCAGCCCGGTGCGCTGCAGGCCGACCATGCGGTGGTCTGGGCGCCGCCGCAGCAGCTGCTCGACGAGCAGCCGCAATTGCGCGGGCTGTTCAACATCGGCGCCGGCGTCGATGCGCTGCTCAAGCTCAAGGTGCCCGCGCACACGCGCATCGTGCGGCTCGACGATGCGGGCATGTCGGTGCAGATGGCCGAGTACGTGTGCCACACGCTGATCCGCCACTTCCGCGAGTTCGATGCGTACGAGGCCGATGCGCGCGAAGGCCGCTGGAGCTACCGCAAGCCCAAGCTGCGGCGCGACTTTCCCGTCGGCATCATGGGCCTGGGCGTGCTCGGCGAGCGTGTGGCGCGGGCGGTCGCGCAGTTCGAGTTTCCGGTGCTAGGCTGGAGCCGCTCGCCGAAGCAGATCGATGGCGTGAAGGTGTTCAGCGGCGAATCCCAGTTCGACGCGTTCCTCGCGGAGACGCGCGTGCTGGTCAACCTGCTGCCGCTGACCGACGCGACGCGCGGCATCCTCAACCGCCGCAACCTCGGCAAGCTGCGGCCCGAGGGCTACCTGATCAGCATCGCGCGCGGCGCCCACCTGGTGGAAGAGGACCTGATCCCGATGCTCGATGCCGGCCAGCTCGCCGGCGCGACGCTCGACGTGTTCCAGGTCGAGCCGCTGCCTGCCGACCATCCCTTCTGGCGCCATCCGAAGATCACCGTGACGCCGCACGGCTCGGCGCGCACGCTGCGCGAGGAGTCGATCGCGCAGATCGCCGGAAAGATCCGTGCGATGGAAGAGGGCCGGCCGATCAGCGGCGTGGTCGACCCCGTGCGCGGGTACTGA
- a CDS encoding EthD family reductase, producing MIKVSVMYPYTEGARFDHDYYRDKHMPLLKARMGDACRSYTIDRGLAGGAPGQPPTYVGMCHVFCDSAEAFQAAFGPHAKEILGDVRNYTDIAPVMQISEVVVG from the coding sequence ATGATCAAGGTCAGCGTGATGTACCCCTACACCGAAGGCGCGCGGTTCGACCACGACTACTACCGCGACAAGCACATGCCCCTGCTCAAGGCGCGCATGGGCGATGCGTGCAGGTCGTACACCATCGACCGCGGCCTCGCCGGCGGCGCGCCGGGCCAGCCGCCCACCTACGTCGGCATGTGCCACGTGTTCTGCGACTCGGCCGAGGCCTTCCAGGCCGCCTTCGGCCCGCACGCGAAGGAGATCCTCGGCGACGTCCGGAACTACACCGACATCGCGCCGGTGATGCAGATCAGCGAAGTGGTGGTGGGCTGA
- a CDS encoding DUF4349 domain-containing protein, producing MTPRSAARPRARLFLLLLALTAALSLAGCGRERTDRSAVPAEPAPAAAPAPASVQRSAPGLAGGMAMKESVASQDAMRQDAPLQQRFLAVRQELAVEVPPEQLADAWGRMRELCATLKCELLSASLLRETPQQPGSAMLEVRVEPADVDKLLGGLAGIASVVSHTTTSEDKTAEVIDVEARIRNRTEFRDSLRATLGDTVTKRTMADLLAIQRTLSDTQAELDAIATQRKQLAQQTSKQHIQIHFTPKRALVSGRGDGYSPMRHALRNAGAVLAESVGALITFVAAVLPWLVLVLLPLAWLARRLWRRRRAA from the coding sequence ATGACGCCCCGCTCCGCCGCACGCCCGCGTGCACGCCTCTTCCTGCTGCTGCTCGCGCTGACCGCCGCGCTGTCGCTCGCCGGCTGCGGCCGCGAGCGCACCGACCGCAGCGCGGTGCCCGCCGAGCCGGCGCCCGCGGCCGCGCCTGCGCCCGCGTCCGTGCAGCGGTCGGCACCGGGGCTCGCAGGCGGCATGGCGATGAAGGAATCCGTCGCCTCGCAGGACGCGATGCGCCAGGATGCGCCGCTGCAGCAGCGCTTTCTCGCCGTGCGGCAGGAGCTGGCCGTCGAGGTGCCGCCCGAGCAGCTCGCCGATGCCTGGGGCCGCATGCGCGAACTCTGCGCCACGCTGAAGTGCGAGCTGCTCTCGGCCTCGCTGCTGCGCGAGACGCCGCAGCAGCCCGGCAGCGCGATGCTCGAAGTCCGCGTGGAGCCGGCCGACGTCGACAAGCTGCTCGGCGGCCTCGCGGGCATCGCCAGCGTGGTCTCGCACACCACGACCAGCGAGGACAAGACCGCCGAAGTGATCGACGTCGAGGCCCGCATCAGGAACCGCACCGAGTTCCGCGACAGCCTGCGCGCGACGCTGGGCGACACCGTCACCAAGCGCACCATGGCCGACCTGCTAGCGATCCAGCGCACGCTGTCGGACACGCAGGCCGAGCTCGATGCGATCGCCACGCAGCGCAAGCAGCTCGCGCAGCAGACGAGCAAGCAGCACATCCAGATCCATTTCACGCCGAAGCGCGCGCTGGTCTCGGGCCGCGGCGACGGCTACAGCCCGATGCGCCATGCGCTGCGCAATGCGGGCGCGGTGCTGGCCGAGAGCGTCGGCGCGCTGATCACCTTCGTGGCGGCGGTGCTGCCGTGGCTGGTGCTCGTGCTGCTGCCGCTGGCGTGGCTCGCGCGGCGGCTGTGGCGCCGCCGGCGCGCTGCTTGA
- a CDS encoding acetyl/propionyl/methylcrotonyl-CoA carboxylase subunit alpha has product MFKKILIANRGEIACRVAATARRMAIRTVAVYSDADAHANHVHACDESVHLGGSAPKDSYLRWEKILEAAKATGAEAVHPGYGFLSENEEFAQACADAGLVFIGPPPSAIKAMGLKAESKQLMEKAGVPLVPGYHGADQDPALLQREADRIGYPVLIKASAGGGGKGMRAVEKAADFEAALASCKREAINSFGDDAVLIEKYVQRPRHIEIQVFGDTHGNYVYLFERDCSVQRRHQKVLEEAPAPGMTEAMRRQMGEAAVAAARAVNYVGAGTVEFIVEQRSGGQMNFFFMEMNTRLQVEHPVTEAITGLDLVEWQLRVASGEPLPAKQAELQIHGHAIEARICAENPDNNFLPATGTLRVYRKPQATAFQRSRVRIDDGVREGGEISPYYDSMIAKLIVHGATREEALARLDAALAQTHIVGVATNVQFLRGVLATASFSKADLDTALIERERAVLFDREPLGLPLAAAAAITRTLVVEGAASGAADPFARRDGWRAMGEYTRRFDFEFRGEPQTARLTFRHDGSLWLEAGGVGGPLTVARFPSGAFELAFAGDRQTVDVYLDDATAHVFASKGATRITAVDRLAHAGDTQAEGGRLTAPMPGKVVSFAVKAGDKVSRGQPLAVMEAMKMEHTIAAPADGTVEELLFAPGEQVGEGDELLRMATA; this is encoded by the coding sequence ATGTTTAAGAAAATCCTGATCGCCAATCGTGGGGAGATCGCCTGCCGGGTCGCCGCCACCGCGCGCCGCATGGCGATCCGCACCGTGGCCGTGTATTCCGATGCCGACGCGCATGCCAACCACGTCCATGCCTGCGACGAGTCGGTGCACCTGGGCGGCAGCGCGCCGAAGGACAGCTACCTGCGCTGGGAAAAGATCCTCGAGGCCGCCAAGGCCACGGGCGCGGAGGCGGTGCACCCCGGCTACGGCTTCCTGAGCGAGAACGAGGAGTTCGCGCAGGCCTGTGCCGATGCGGGCCTGGTCTTCATCGGCCCGCCGCCTTCGGCGATCAAGGCCATGGGCCTCAAGGCCGAGTCGAAGCAGTTGATGGAAAAGGCCGGCGTGCCGCTGGTGCCGGGTTATCACGGCGCCGACCAGGACCCGGCGCTGCTGCAGCGCGAGGCCGACCGCATCGGCTACCCGGTGCTCATCAAGGCCAGCGCGGGCGGCGGCGGCAAGGGCATGCGCGCGGTCGAGAAGGCGGCCGACTTCGAGGCCGCGCTCGCATCCTGCAAGCGCGAGGCGATCAACAGCTTCGGCGACGACGCGGTGCTGATCGAGAAGTACGTGCAGCGCCCGCGCCACATCGAGATCCAGGTCTTCGGCGACACGCATGGCAACTACGTCTACCTGTTCGAGCGCGACTGCTCGGTGCAGCGGCGGCACCAGAAGGTGCTCGAGGAAGCGCCCGCGCCGGGCATGACGGAAGCCATGCGCCGGCAGATGGGCGAGGCCGCCGTGGCCGCGGCGCGCGCCGTGAACTACGTGGGCGCAGGGACGGTGGAGTTCATCGTCGAGCAGCGCTCGGGCGGGCAAATGAATTTCTTCTTCATGGAGATGAACACCCGCTTGCAGGTGGAGCACCCGGTGACCGAGGCCATCACCGGCCTCGACCTCGTCGAATGGCAATTGCGCGTGGCCTCGGGCGAGCCGCTGCCCGCCAAGCAGGCCGAGCTGCAGATCCACGGCCATGCGATCGAGGCGCGCATCTGCGCCGAGAACCCCGACAACAACTTCCTGCCCGCGACCGGCACCCTGCGCGTCTACCGCAAGCCGCAGGCGACGGCCTTCCAGCGCAGCCGCGTGCGCATCGACGACGGCGTGCGCGAGGGCGGCGAGATCTCGCCCTACTACGACTCGATGATCGCCAAGCTGATCGTGCACGGCGCCACGCGCGAGGAGGCGCTCGCGCGGCTCGACGCGGCGCTCGCGCAGACGCACATCGTGGGCGTGGCGACCAACGTGCAGTTCCTGCGCGGCGTGCTCGCGACCGCGTCGTTCTCCAAGGCCGACCTCGACACCGCGCTGATCGAGCGCGAACGTGCGGTGCTGTTCGACCGCGAGCCCCTGGGCCTGCCGCTCGCGGCCGCCGCCGCGATCACGCGCACGCTGGTGGTCGAAGGCGCGGCGAGCGGCGCGGCCGATCCCTTCGCGCGCCGCGACGGCTGGCGCGCGATGGGCGAATACACGCGCCGCTTCGACTTCGAGTTCCGCGGCGAGCCGCAGACCGCGCGGCTCACCTTCCGGCATGACGGCAGCCTCTGGCTCGAGGCCGGCGGCGTCGGCGGCCCGCTCACCGTCGCCCGTTTTCCTTCGGGCGCGTTCGAGCTGGCGTTCGCCGGCGACCGGCAGACCGTCGACGTCTACCTCGACGACGCCACGGCCCATGTGTTCGCATCCAAGGGCGCGACCAGGATCACCGCCGTCGACCGCCTGGCCCACGCCGGCGACACCCAGGCCGAAGGCGGCCGGCTCACCGCGCCGATGCCGGGCAAGGTCGTGTCCTTCGCGGTGAAGGCCGGCGACAAGGTCAGCCGCGGCCAGCCGCTCGCGGTGATGGAGGCGATGAAGATGGAGCACACCATCGCCGCGCCGGCCGACGGCACGGTCGAGGAACTGCTGTTCGCGCCGGGCGAGCAGGTGGGCGAGGGCGACGAGTTGCTGCGGATGGCGACGGCCTGA
- a CDS encoding DUF4126 domain-containing protein, translating to MTSLDMPQLLALAAAVGWASGVRLYLVVLLTGLAGYLGWVPLPGGLQLLAHPVVLAASGFMVFIEFFADKIPGLDSLWDVVHTAIRIPAGAALAASVFGADHGVMAVVAALVGGGFAATAHAAKATTRAAINTSPEPFSNVGASLIEDTMVPTGLWLAVAHPFVFLVLFVLVLVASVWLIRKSWRFLKALFVRVARIFSGRTDPGVVPAFQLKKNPPGDSSNV from the coding sequence ATGACTTCCCTCGACATGCCCCAGCTGCTCGCCCTGGCCGCCGCCGTCGGCTGGGCCAGCGGCGTGCGTCTCTACCTCGTGGTGCTGCTGACCGGCCTGGCCGGCTACCTCGGCTGGGTGCCGCTGCCGGGCGGTCTGCAGCTGCTCGCGCATCCGGTGGTCCTCGCGGCCAGCGGCTTCATGGTGTTCATCGAGTTCTTCGCCGACAAGATCCCGGGCCTCGATTCGCTCTGGGACGTGGTGCACACGGCCATCCGCATCCCGGCGGGCGCGGCGCTCGCGGCCAGCGTGTTCGGCGCCGACCATGGCGTGATGGCGGTCGTCGCGGCGCTCGTCGGCGGCGGCTTCGCGGCCACCGCACATGCGGCCAAGGCCACCACGCGCGCGGCCATCAACACCTCGCCCGAGCCGTTCTCGAACGTCGGCGCCTCGCTGATCGAGGACACGATGGTGCCCACGGGCCTGTGGCTCGCGGTGGCGCATCCCTTCGTCTTTCTCGTGCTGTTCGTGCTCGTGCTGGTCGCGAGCGTGTGGCTCATCCGAAAGAGCTGGCGCTTCCTCAAGGCGCTGTTCGTCCGCGTGGCCCGCATCTTCAGCGGCCGCACCGATCCGGGCGTGGTGCCCGCCTTTCAACTGAAAAAGAATCCTCCGGGAGACTCGTCCAATGTTTAA
- a CDS encoding enoyl-CoA hydratase/isomerase family protein, with protein sequence MTDFTKLQLSYDGAIARIWLDQPEARNAFDDGVIAELTQAFTEAGAAPQVKAIVLGANGPAFCAGANLHWMRRMADYTRDENIADAGKLAAMLRTIAECPKPTIARVQGDVYAGGMGLVAACDMAVSVDTAWYCLSEVKIGLVPATISPYVLRAMGTRASQRYFLTAERFSAAEAHRIGFVHEVVAADALDAKVDELLKALTGASPAAVRACKQLVAEVAGREIDDALIAKTVEGIADIRASDEGREGVQAFLQKRKPSWLG encoded by the coding sequence ATGACCGACTTCACCAAGCTCCAGCTCTCGTACGACGGCGCTATCGCGCGCATCTGGCTCGACCAGCCCGAGGCGCGCAACGCCTTCGACGACGGCGTCATCGCCGAGCTCACGCAGGCCTTCACCGAGGCCGGCGCCGCGCCGCAGGTCAAGGCCATCGTGCTCGGCGCCAACGGCCCGGCCTTCTGCGCCGGCGCCAACCTCCACTGGATGCGCCGCATGGCCGACTACACGCGCGACGAGAACATCGCCGACGCGGGCAAGCTCGCCGCGATGCTGCGCACCATCGCCGAATGCCCCAAGCCGACGATCGCGCGCGTGCAGGGCGACGTGTACGCGGGCGGCATGGGGCTCGTCGCCGCCTGCGACATGGCCGTGAGCGTGGACACCGCGTGGTACTGCCTCAGCGAGGTCAAGATCGGCCTCGTGCCCGCAACCATCAGCCCCTACGTGCTGCGCGCCATGGGCACGCGCGCCTCGCAGCGCTACTTCCTCACGGCCGAGCGCTTCAGCGCCGCCGAGGCGCACCGCATCGGCTTCGTGCACGAAGTGGTCGCGGCCGATGCACTCGATGCCAAGGTCGACGAACTGCTGAAGGCGCTCACCGGCGCCAGCCCCGCCGCCGTGCGCGCCTGCAAGCAACTGGTCGCCGAGGTCGCCGGCCGCGAGATCGACGATGCGCTGATCGCAAAGACGGTCGAGGGCATCGCCGACATCCGCGCCAGCGACGAGGGCCGCGAAGGCGTGCAGGCCTTCCTGCAGAAGCGCAAGCCTTCCTGGTTGGGCTGA
- a CDS encoding DinB family protein — protein sequence MPSMQQHFAVLARYNAWAVDCLLDAVAELPEADYRRDLGLFFKSIHGTLNHLLVGEHLLWFRRFDEGVSAPMALDAEAEPDRARLDARLREGAARWLPLIQGWPAERFEGVLSYTTTRGEPLALPFAATLTHVFNHGTHHRGQVTAALTALGRPCPVLDLARLLQEQARTS from the coding sequence ATGCCTTCCATGCAGCAGCACTTCGCCGTCCTGGCGCGCTACAACGCCTGGGCCGTCGACTGCCTGCTGGATGCCGTGGCGGAACTGCCCGAGGCGGACTACCGGCGCGACCTGGGCCTGTTCTTCAAGAGCATCCACGGCACCTTGAACCACCTGCTGGTGGGCGAGCACCTGCTGTGGTTCCGGCGCTTCGACGAAGGCGTCTCGGCGCCGATGGCGCTCGATGCGGAGGCCGAGCCCGACCGCGCGCGCCTGGATGCACGCCTGCGCGAAGGCGCGGCGCGCTGGCTGCCGCTCATCCAAGGCTGGCCGGCCGAGCGCTTCGAGGGCGTGCTGAGTTACACCACCACGCGCGGCGAACCGCTTGCGCTGCCTTTCGCCGCCACGCTGACCCACGTGTTCAACCACGGCACCCATCACCGCGGCCAGGTGACCGCCGCGCTGACCGCGCTGGGGCGGCCCTGCCCCGTGCTCGACCTCGCCCGCCTGCTGCAAGAACAGGCAAGAACATCATGA
- a CDS encoding carboxyl transferase domain-containing protein → MTQLETKLNARSADFQANAAAMRALVDDLRAQFAKVEQGGGEAARAKHTARGKLLPRDRVAELLDPGTPFLEISPLAAHGMYKGDAPGAGLIAGIGRVNGVDCMIVCNDATVKGGTYYPMTVKKHLRAQEIAEQNRLPCIYLVDSGGANLPNQDEVFPDRDHFGRIFYNQANMSAQGIPQIAVVMGSCTAGGAYVPAMSDESIIVKNQGTIFLGGPPLVKAATGEVVTAEDLGGGDVHTRLSGVADHLAQNDLHALALARSAVANLNAQKAPAAAAKAEVRAPAFPREELYGVIPTDTRKPFDVREIIARIVDGSEFHEFKARFGATLVCGFAEIEGMPVGIVANNGILFSESAQKGAHFIELCCQRKTPLVFLQNITGFMVGRKYENEGIARHGAKMVTAVATANVPKFTVIIGGSFGAGNYGMCGRAYSPRFLWMWPNARISVMGGEQAASVLATVKRDGIEAKGGQWSAEEEEAFKAPIRQQYEDQGHPYYATARLWDDGIIDPADTRRVLALGLAAARHAPIPEPKFGIFRM, encoded by the coding sequence ATGACCCAACTCGAAACCAAACTCAACGCCCGCTCCGCCGACTTCCAGGCCAACGCCGCGGCCATGCGCGCGCTCGTGGACGACCTGCGTGCGCAGTTCGCCAAGGTGGAACAGGGCGGCGGCGAGGCCGCGCGCGCCAAGCACACGGCGCGCGGCAAGCTGCTGCCGCGCGATCGCGTGGCCGAGCTGCTCGACCCGGGCACGCCCTTCCTCGAGATCTCGCCGCTCGCCGCGCACGGCATGTACAAGGGCGATGCGCCCGGCGCCGGCCTCATCGCGGGCATCGGCCGCGTCAATGGCGTGGACTGCATGATCGTCTGCAACGACGCCACGGTGAAGGGCGGCACCTACTACCCGATGACGGTCAAGAAGCACCTGCGCGCGCAGGAGATCGCCGAGCAGAACCGGCTGCCGTGCATCTACCTCGTCGACTCGGGCGGCGCCAACCTGCCGAACCAGGACGAGGTCTTTCCCGACCGCGACCACTTCGGCCGCATCTTCTACAACCAGGCCAACATGAGCGCCCAGGGCATTCCGCAGATCGCGGTGGTCATGGGCTCGTGCACCGCGGGCGGCGCCTACGTGCCGGCGATGAGCGACGAATCGATCATCGTGAAGAACCAGGGCACCATCTTCCTCGGCGGCCCGCCGCTCGTGAAGGCCGCGACCGGCGAGGTGGTGACGGCCGAAGACCTCGGCGGCGGCGACGTGCACACGCGCCTGTCGGGCGTGGCCGACCACCTGGCACAGAACGACCTGCATGCGCTCGCCCTCGCGCGCTCGGCGGTCGCCAACCTCAATGCGCAGAAGGCGCCGGCGGCCGCGGCGAAGGCCGAGGTGCGCGCACCGGCGTTCCCGCGCGAGGAGCTCTACGGCGTGATCCCCACCGACACGCGCAAGCCCTTCGACGTGCGCGAGATCATCGCGCGCATCGTCGACGGGAGCGAGTTCCACGAATTCAAGGCCCGCTTCGGCGCCACGCTGGTCTGCGGCTTCGCCGAGATCGAGGGCATGCCGGTGGGCATCGTCGCCAACAACGGCATCCTGTTCAGCGAGTCCGCGCAGAAGGGCGCGCACTTCATCGAGCTGTGCTGCCAGCGCAAGACGCCGCTCGTGTTCCTGCAGAACATCACCGGTTTCATGGTCGGGCGCAAGTACGAGAACGAAGGCATCGCGCGCCACGGCGCGAAGATGGTCACGGCGGTGGCCACCGCCAACGTGCCCAAGTTCACCGTCATCATCGGCGGCAGCTTCGGCGCCGGCAACTACGGCATGTGCGGCCGGGCCTACAGCCCGCGCTTTCTCTGGATGTGGCCCAACGCGCGCATCAGCGTGATGGGCGGCGAGCAGGCCGCGAGCGTGCTCGCCACCGTCAAGCGCGACGGCATCGAGGCCAAGGGCGGCCAGTGGAGCGCGGAAGAGGAAGAGGCCTTCAAGGCGCCGATCCGCCAGCAGTACGAGGACCAGGGCCATCCCTACTACGCCACCGCGCGGCTGTGGGACGACGGCATCATCGACCCGGCCGACACGCGCCGCGTGCTGGCGCTGGGCCTGGCGGCCGCGCGCCACGCACCGATCCCCGAGCCGAAGTTCGGCATCTTCCGCATGTAG
- a CDS encoding tripartite tricarboxylate transporter substrate binding protein, with protein sequence MTLTRRHAALAVAAALCTAAFAQDKYPSRPITLIVPQAAGGANDAIARVVAQRLSEQMGQSVLVDNRPGAGGTLATAALARARRDGYTLLLTADSAHVVGPALYKNPGFDAVKDFEPVAPVATAGYVLVANPSFPANNVAELIAQAKARSDPYAIASAGNGTLNHLIGEMLQKQAGIQLQHVPYKGSAAAATDVVSGQVPLSVQSLPSVMGFIKGGKLKVLGVVNAKRVAALPDVPTIGETLKGFGEAPWYALFAPAGTPAPIVAQLQTEVARALDQKEVADRLAAVGCEPFKGTSAQLSALVRADLVKWARVVKDTGATVD encoded by the coding sequence ATGACCTTGACTCGCCGCCATGCCGCGCTGGCCGTGGCCGCCGCGTTGTGCACGGCCGCTTTCGCCCAGGACAAATACCCGTCCAGACCCATCACCCTCATCGTTCCCCAGGCCGCCGGCGGCGCAAACGATGCCATCGCGCGCGTCGTGGCGCAGCGCCTGTCGGAGCAAATGGGCCAGAGCGTGCTCGTGGACAACCGTCCCGGCGCGGGCGGCACGCTGGCCACGGCGGCGCTGGCGCGCGCCAGGCGTGACGGCTACACGCTGCTGCTCACGGCGGACAGCGCCCATGTGGTCGGTCCCGCGCTCTACAAGAACCCCGGCTTCGACGCGGTCAAGGACTTCGAGCCGGTCGCACCCGTCGCCACGGCGGGCTATGTGCTGGTCGCCAACCCGTCCTTTCCCGCCAACAACGTGGCGGAGCTGATCGCCCAGGCCAAGGCCCGGTCCGACCCCTACGCCATCGCCTCGGCGGGCAACGGCACACTCAACCACCTGATCGGTGAAATGCTGCAAAAGCAGGCAGGCATCCAGCTCCAGCACGTGCCCTACAAGGGCTCGGCGGCAGCGGCGACCGACGTGGTGAGCGGGCAGGTGCCCTTGTCGGTGCAAAGCCTGCCTTCGGTCATGGGCTTCATCAAAGGAGGCAAGCTCAAGGTGCTGGGGGTGGTGAACGCCAAACGCGTGGCCGCCTTGCCTGATGTGCCGACCATCGGTGAAACACTCAAGGGCTTTGGCGAAGCGCCGTGGTACGCGCTGTTTGCGCCCGCGGGGACGCCCGCGCCCATCGTGGCGCAGTTGCAGACCGAGGTGGCCCGCGCGCTGGACCAGAAGGAGGTGGCGGACAGGCTTGCCGCCGTGGGCTGCGAGCCCTTCAAGGGCACCTCGGCGCAGTTGAGCGCGCTGGTGCGCGCCGACCTGGTCAAGTGGGCGCGCGTGGTGAAGGACACCGGCGCAACGGTGGATTGA